In a genomic window of Ranitomeya imitator isolate aRanImi1 chromosome 5, aRanImi1.pri, whole genome shotgun sequence:
- the LOC138637773 gene encoding uncharacterized protein, which produces MFSSGSFLSTGLSYAGLHLEFLIGRSTISGIVRSTCSQIWAKLQELVMPEQKQADWLKIALGFQDTCDFPKCIGAVDGKHIRVRKPPNSGSQFYNYKQFFSVVLLAVVDSIYRFIIVDIGAYGRTGDSRVFNLSIMGRRLCDKQLDLPPPQQLPGSNAEAVPFLLVGDEAFQLTRHVMRPYPRRNLDHRRRIFNLISKPQRLVECAFGILVAKWRVLQSAIQLSEATVNEVIKASVMLHNFTRIHDCSSADIAEHMLSNVIRPTPHGPRPRRPLSGIKVRDVFTNYFVSPHGATPWQDYAVSQL; this is translated from the exons ATGTTCTCGTCGGGGAG cttcctgtccactggcttgtcgtatgcgggactacacctggagtttctgattggccggtcgacaatttcgggcattgtgcggtcaacctgtagtcaaatatgggctaaactccaggaacttgtcatgcctgagcaaaaacaggctgattggctcaaaatagcccttgGGTTTcaggacacttgtgacttcccaaagtgcattggagccgtggatgggaaacatatcagggtgcgtaagccgccgaactctggctcccaattctacaattataagcagtttttctctgtagttctgttagctgtagttgacagtatctacaggtttataattgtagacattggggcctatggccgaactggagactctagggtcttcaatttgtccattatgggtcggcggctatgtgacaaacagttagacctcccaccaccacaacaactcccaggctccaatgcggaagcagtgccttttcttctggttggagatgaggcgttccaactgacgAGACACgtaatgaggccttatccccggcgcaacctggaccaccggcggaggatCTTTAATTTGATTTCTAAGCCgcagagactggtggagtgcgcctttggtattctggtggccaaatggcgtgtcctccagtctgccattcagctcagtgaggctacagtgaatgaagtcataaaagcctcTGTAATgttgcacaattttacccgcatacatgattgctcctcagctgatattgctgaacacatgttgagcaatgtgattaggcctacaccacatggccctcgtccgcgccgtcccctttctggcataaaagttagggatgttttcaccaattattttgtttctcctcatggtgctactccctggcaagattatgctgtttctcagttgtga